The sequence below is a genomic window from Variovorax paradoxus B4.
TCGGGCGTACGCGAAGTGCTGCCTTCGCCGCCCGAGCCCGCGGCGCTCGAGGCGGCCGTGGAGCGCATCGCGCTCAAGATGGCGGGGGCGCAGACGCGCGAGCCGGGGCAGGTGGTCGCGTTCATGCCGTGCAAGGGCGGCAGCGGTGCCACCTTTCTGGCGACCAACATCGGGCATCAGCTCTCCACGCGGCGCTCGGTGCTGCTGATCGACCTGAACCTGCAGTTTGGCGATGCCCTTTCCTATGTGAGCGACCTGCGGCCCACCTCCACGGTGGCCGACGTGGCCCGCGACATCGGCCGGCTCGATGCCTCGCTGCTTGCCGCCAGCGCGGTGAAGGTGGCGCCGGGATTCAGCATTCTTGCCGCTCCAGAGGACCTCTCGCGGGCCCTGGAGGTCAAGGCCGAGCACATCGATGCGATCCTTCAAGTGGCCGCGGCCCAGTACGACTTCGTGCTGTTCGACCTGGGCCTGCGCATTGATCCGCTCACCATCCGCGTGCTGGACCGCGCGGATCGCATTTTTCCGGTGCTCCAGCCCAGCCTGCCGCACATCCGCAATGTGACGCGCCTCATGCAGGTGTTCAAGTCGCTGGGCTATCCGGCCGGCAAGGTCGAACTGCTGGTCAACCGCAGTGCCGTTGGCGGAGAGATCGGGTTGTCCGAGA
It includes:
- a CDS encoding AAA family ATPase, which codes for MKISIISPNLGHLQDMRKVLEARSHVVSPFEGGKSRMQWVVERSAPELLLVDGMCCDPQELAMVEQLTMRHPAIAVVLLCAMQTPEFLILAMRSGVREVLPSPPEPAALEAAVERIALKMAGAQTREPGQVVAFMPCKGGSGATFLATNIGHQLSTRRSVLLIDLNLQFGDALSYVSDLRPTSTVADVARDIGRLDASLLAASAVKVAPGFSILAAPEDLSRALEVKAEHIDAILQVAAAQYDFVLFDLGLRIDPLTIRVLDRADRIFPVLQPSLPHIRNVTRLMQVFKSLGYPAGKVELLVNRSAVGGEIGLSEMRRSLGGATLVSVPDGGKDVDASINRGVPLAEMSRGSALCKRLEEISQTLSPRPKEAPGFIGRLFRRA